Part of the Polyangiaceae bacterium genome, GCGCTGGCCCCGGCGCGTATCGGAGGCGCTTTCGCATGCCTGAGTCGCTCGGGCCCGACGGGTCCACTGCTGAAGGCGCCTTCGGCTCGAGCCAGCGACCGCTGGGCCGCTTGATAGCTCCCACGTATCGAATTGATAAAATCAATGCATTGGCGGCATCAGCGGGTGGGGCCCAGATTGCGCTCACGGTCGCGCACCGGCGCGGCCGCCCCACAACCGGAGAAACGCCTCATGCAGATCAACCAGAAGATCCCATCGTTCAAGGTCCAGGCCTACCACCGCGAGCGCTTCGAGACCGTGACCCACGAGAACCTCCTCGGGAAGTGGTCGGTGCTCTTCTTCTACCCCGCCGACTTCACCTTCGTGTGCCCCACCGAGCTGGCCGACCTGGCGGAGAGGTACGCCGAGCTCCAGGCCCTGGGTGTCGAGGTCTACTCCGTCAGCACCGACACGCATTTCACCCACAAGGCGTGGCACGACACCTCGGAGACCATCCGCAAGATCGACTACCCCATGCTCGCGGACCCGACGGGGCAGCTGACCCGCGCGTTCGGCGTCTACATCGAAGAAGAGGGGCTCGCCCAGCGCGGCACCTTCGTCGTGAATCCCGAAGGCT contains:
- the ahpC gene encoding peroxiredoxin, coding for MQINQKIPSFKVQAYHRERFETVTHENLLGKWSVLFFYPADFTFVCPTELADLAERYAELQALGVEVYSVSTDTHFTHKAWHDTSETIRKIDYPMLADPTGQLTRAFGVYIEEEGLAQRGTFVVNPEGLVKIVEVHDGGIGRNASELVRKIQAAQFVATHPGEVCPAKWKPGAETLKPSLDLVGKI